Part of the Marinifilum sp. JC120 genome, AATTCCTGCAAGCGGGAACGTTCATGCAATGGCGCAGCGGCAATGGCGGAATCGTCCTGATCCACAATGCGTTTGACGAACTTTTTCTCCCGCCTGCGCAGCATCCATTTTCGGGCAAAAAGAAAAGCGGCAATCACCCCGATCAATCCACCAAAAAGGCAGGCCCCGGCCCACCAAGGCCAGCCCATATAATTTACAAGGGCGTAGGACCCCACTGCCGCCAGCACAAAAAGCAGCACCAGCAGGATGATCTTGAGCAGATTGAGTAGAAATTTCTTCATGCTTTCGCCTTGTCACTCCTTAAAAAATCACCCAAACCAAAGCTTCAGGCTGTGCTCAAGCAGAACTTTGTACGCCAGATACATCCCGCCCGTTAGCAACACAGGCAGGATAAAAAAAACCAGAGACACCGGATCGAAAACCCGCCCGTAACAGCACTTGCGCGGCGCGGACTCCCCTGTTCCGTAGGACTGCGGGAAAGCAGGTCCGCCGTCTACCGTATCGCTTCCGGGTATACGGGCTACGCATTCCCGGCGCAGCTCCTCAAGCCGCTTTTCCCCGGACTCACTAAAATACTTTCCGGTATAACCGAGCGAGAGGCAAAGGGCGTAAACCTCCAGAACTTCGGCCAATCCATTGTCATTACCATTTACAGGTTCTTCACCTTCCTTTTCCATATCCGCAAAAAGGCTTTGATCCACCGGACCATTGTTGCGGTTGAACAATTTATCCAACCGCTCAAAAAATTCTTCACCCGCATTGGCTGTTGCATAAAATTCCCGTTGCAAAGGATGCTTAAGCCATTCGCGCACCCCATCCCATTTTGAAACAAGCACAGCCTCGTCCGCCCATGCGAAAACCGCGAACCGGGCATCATCATAAAGAGATTCGGGAATATCCAGCAAATCACTGCGGTCATCCATGCGGCTGATTAAATTCCTCACATCTTCACGCACCTGTTCATATTCAGCCCCAGCCATTTCCGGTGATCCGGTCAGAAGCCTGATGTAGGTAAAGAGTTCGAGGAAACAATCAGAGAGGTGCATATTTTATCCCCTCATAGCGGCAATATAGACCGCAAGGTCACTGGGTGCGCTGTCCCAATAA contains:
- a CDS encoding DotU family type IV/VI secretion system protein codes for the protein MHLSDCFLELFTYIRLLTGSPEMAGAEYEQVREDVRNLISRMDDRSDLLDIPESLYDDARFAVFAWADEAVLVSKWDGVREWLKHPLQREFYATANAGEEFFERLDKLFNRNNGPVDQSLFADMEKEGEEPVNGNDNGLAEVLEVYALCLSLGYTGKYFSESGEKRLEELRRECVARIPGSDTVDGGPAFPQSYGTGESAPRKCCYGRVFDPVSLVFFILPVLLTGGMYLAYKVLLEHSLKLWFG